The window AGGCGTACAAGGCCCTGGGCGCAGCGGTGGAATCGGCGGGCGCGCCGCCGGTCGACGGCGGCGAGGCCACGCAGAAGGAGGCCGTGAAGGAGCTCAACGCCTCCTCGGTGGCGTACGCGAACCTGCAGAAGAAGGTCGACGAGCTCAACACGAAGGACCAGGCGAAGTTTGCCGACGGTCTGAAGGGCATCGCCGACGAGCTGAACAAGATCAGCAACAACGGTGACGAGGCGCTGCGGAAGCTCCAGTCCGGCGAGGTCGGCACCGCCATGGCCAAGCAGCCCGGCTGCCAGAAGCCGAAGGCTTCGGTCGCGCCGACCGCTCCCGCGCCGTCCGCCTCGCCCAGCAAGAAGTCGTAACCGGCAGCCGTACGACCGGCCCGGCGGCCCAGGTGGCTGCCGGGCCGGTGCCGTTGTCGGCGGGAGCGGCCACAATGGGCGGGTGAGTACGACCAGCCTCCCCGCGTCCGACCGTTCGCCCCGGCTCCGCGAAGCCCTGCTTGCCGCCGCCTTCACCGCCGACGGGCTCCTCGACCTGCTCGGCGCGCCCGCCTATGCCGCGCTCGCCCGCAGCGAGACGGTTCCGGCGCTCCGCGCCACCCGGGGTGACGCCCCGCTCGACACGCTGGTGCGGCTCTTCCTGCTTCAGCGCCCCGTTCCGTACGAGCGGGCCCGGGCCGCGCTCCCGCTGGCCGAGTGCATCGAGGACGGCTGGGTGGTTCAGGAGGACGACGAGGTACGGGCCACCGTCGATGTGCGGCCGTACAGCGGGCCCGAGGACCAGGACTGGTTCATCGTCTCCGACCTGGGCTGTGCCGTCGGCGGCGCGGGTGGCATCGGTTCGCACGAGGAGGGGGTGGTCCTGGGGGTCGGCGGGGCGTCCACCACGCTCGCCGGAATCACCGTGCGCAAGCCGGTCGCATCCGCGCTCGACCTCGGTACGGGCTCCGGCATCCAGGCGCTGCACGCCTCGCAGCACGCCACCCGGGTCACGGCCACGGACCTCAACCCCCGAGCCCTCGTCTTCACCCGGTTGACGCTCGCCCTGTCCGGTGCCACCCCGGCCGACCTGCGCGAGGGTTCCCTCTTCGAGCCGGTCGGCACCGAGACGTACGACCTGATCGTCTCCAACCCGCCGTTCGTCATCTCGCCCGGCGCCCGCCTCACGTACCGCGACGGCGGCATGGGCGGCGACGAGCTGTGCCGGACGCTGGTGCAGCAGGCCGGCGACCGGCTGAACGAAGGGGGTTACGCACACTTCCTCGCCAACTGGCAGCACGTCGACGGCGAGGAGTGGCAGGACCGGCTGCGTTCCTGGGTGCCGCGCGGCTGCGACGCCTGGATCGTCCAGCGGGAGATGCAGGACATCACGCAGTACGCGGAGCTGTGGCTGCGCGACAGCGGCGACCACCGTACGGACCCCGCGCAGTACGCCGCGCGGTACGACGCCTGGCTCGACGAGTTCGAGGCCCGCAAGACGAAGGGTGTCGGCTTCGGCTGGATCACGCTGCGGAAGTCGCGATCGTCCGCGGAGGACCCGTCGATCGTGATCGAGGAGTGGCCGCATCCGGTGGAGCAGCCGCTCGGCGAGGCGGTGGAGGCCCACTTCGCGCTACAGGACTACCTGCGGACCCACGACGACGCGGCTCTCCTCGCC is drawn from Streptomyces sp. NBC_01717 and contains these coding sequences:
- a CDS encoding class I SAM-dependent methyltransferase; this encodes MSTTSLPASDRSPRLREALLAAAFTADGLLDLLGAPAYAALARSETVPALRATRGDAPLDTLVRLFLLQRPVPYERARAALPLAECIEDGWVVQEDDEVRATVDVRPYSGPEDQDWFIVSDLGCAVGGAGGIGSHEEGVVLGVGGASTTLAGITVRKPVASALDLGTGSGIQALHASQHATRVTATDLNPRALVFTRLTLALSGATPADLREGSLFEPVGTETYDLIVSNPPFVISPGARLTYRDGGMGGDELCRTLVQQAGDRLNEGGYAHFLANWQHVDGEEWQDRLRSWVPRGCDAWIVQREMQDITQYAELWLRDSGDHRTDPAQYAARYDAWLDEFEARKTKGVGFGWITLRKSRSSAEDPSIVIEEWPHPVEQPLGEAVEAHFALQDYLRTHDDAALLADHFTLAPEVMQEQVGLPGAEDPEHVVLRQNRGMRRATKVDAVGAGFAGVCDGTLPAGRILDAIAQLMNEDPVLLRDRTPQAIRLLVGEGFLEPAGQA